A region of Silurus meridionalis isolate SWU-2019-XX chromosome 15, ASM1480568v1, whole genome shotgun sequence DNA encodes the following proteins:
- the serpinf2a gene encoding alpha-2-antiplasmin — MITSPNVGLVNVENMKLGPSLLMMLCLLRHGLTGEVYTASPENTNLDSSFLFNGTGTPQRVPEECNLSLETQRAVGGAITQLGLKLLVNLQPGTEQPNVVLSPLSISLALSQLALGARNETEKQLLGALHAALLSDYYKTLSCLQEQLIVKAVKVASRIYLKPGFGLRKEFLERSLQLFRSSPKPITSVEEVNQWVEEATDDNIKNFLSILPPSVVLMLINAVHFKGEWKSRFDARFTTKDLFYIDRQTSVKVDMMMGSKHPLSMFVDGEQGIQVARFPFQKNISFLVVMPMQSENLSRAAANLNISELYRRLPNEIPMLVKLPKFKLEYKQDLQQALTSMGLGALFSGPNLSGIAEGPLVVSGVQHASSIELNEEGAQASAATSVTLVRTIPIFAVNMPFIFAIVDDVSHAPLFLGTVTNPNPGATAELSDDPEILRFLSSNMPSDKPQNDDPYWDNMLHDESQ, encoded by the exons GTCAACGTGGAGAATATGAAGCTCGGGCCTTCACTGCTGATGATGCTCTGTTTACTTAGACATGGACTGACA GGTGAAGTCTATACAGCGTCTCCTGAGAACACCAATCTGGACAGCTCTTTTCTGTTTAATGGCACCGGTACGCCACAGCGGGTTCCTGAGGAATGCAACTTGAGCCTGGAGACTCAGCGGGCAGTTGGTGGTGCTATAACTCAATTGGGACTAAAGCTACTAGTGAATCTGCAGCCTGGAACTGAACAACCAAACGTCGTTCTGTCTCCACTGAGTATTTCTCTTGCACTTTCACAGTTAGCTTTGG GTGCCAGGAACGAGACCGAGAAGCAACTGTTAGGAGCTTTACATGCAGCTTTGCTATCTGACTATTATAAAACTTTAAGCTGCCTACAAGAACAACTGATTGTCAAGGCCGTTAAAGTGGCCTCTCGTATCTACCTCAAACCAG GCTTTGGCCTGAGGAAGGAATTTCTGGAACGATCCCTTCAGCTGTTCAGATCATCACCCAAACCTATTACTTCTGTAGAAGAAGTTAATCAGTGGGTCGAGGAGGCTACAGATGATAACATCAAGAACTTTTTGTCCATTCTTCCACCCAGTGTGGTCTTGATGCTGATAAACGCTGTTCATTTTAAAG GGGAGTGGAAGTCTCGCTTTGATGCACGTTTCACTACCAAGGATCTTTTCTacattgacagacagacatctGTAAAGGTGGACATGATGATGGGATCCAAACATCCTCTCAGCATGTTTGTGGATGGAGAGCAGGGCATACAG GTTGCTCGATTCCCTTTTCAAAAAAACATAAGCTTCCTGGTGGTCATGCCCATGCAATCAGAAAATTTGTCAAGAGCAGCAGCCAACCTCAACATCTCGGAGCTTTACAGAAGGCTTCCAAACGAAATCCCGATGCTCGTCAAACTGCCCAAGTTCAAACTGGAATATAAACAGGATTTGCAACAAGCGCTCACAAGCATGG GTTTGGGTGCACTATTCTCTGGCCCTAATCTGTCTGGTATTGCAGAAGGCCCTCTTGTAGTGTCTGGTGTCCAGCATGCCTCCAGTATAGAGTTAAACGAGGAGGGTGCTCAGGCCTCGGCTGCTACCTCGGTCACTCTGGTGCGCACCATCCCCATCTTTGCAGTCAACATGCCATTCATCTTTGCCATAGTGGACGATGTTTCGCATGCACCCCTCTTCCTCGGGACGGTCACCAACCCGAATCCTGGAGCCACAGCCGAATTAAGCGATGACCCCGAAATCTTACGTTTCCTCAGCAGCAACATGCCAAGCGATAAACCTCAGAATGATGACCCGTATTGGGATAACATGCTCCATGACGAGTCTCAATGA
- the serpinf1 gene encoding pigment epithelium-derived factor, giving the protein MMKIILLPCLWGLLSFSLAQLSDSQEGGAEEEAVDLFTTPRTKLGAATSDFGYNLFRSLAARDPKASVLLSPMSISTVFTQLSMGASERTVKLLHRILRYHNLNDAQLQDTLKDLLAYLGAPAKGFSSVQRLLIGKRLRPDLEYLKSVEKQFGEGPQTIMGGAREMKPVNDWFKQHTGGKVDRVLGAALPRNPAVVPVGAAYFKGKWITRFSQVGKKEEFQLDEGASTTTDTIKQDNYPVKIGIDSDLGCTIAQVPMEDGISMYFFLPDEVTKNLTLIEEALTAEFVQDLANTLHSVQVQLTLPVLKLVYSTELLGPLSDIGLSDWLNDPELTKITAQPVKLTTVRHKVVMETAPEGTQYPSTNTPQRGQSLALSYHVNRPFIFLVRDEPSGALLFIGKVLNPRDLASV; this is encoded by the exons ATGATGAAGATCATCTTGCTGCCATGTTTATGGGGTCTTCTCTCCTTCTCACTTGCTCAGCTG TCGGACTCACAGGAAGGTGGAGCTGAGGAGGAGGCGGTTGACCTCTTTACTACACCTCGCACCAAACTCGGTGCCGCAACCTCGGACTTCGGCTACAACCTGTTTCGTTCTCTGGCTGCTCGCGACCCTAAGGCCAGTGTCCTCCTTTCTCCTATGAGCATTTCAACTGTCTTCACACAACTCTCCATGG GAGCGTCTGAGCGCACTGTAAAGCTGCTCCACCGGATCCTGCGCTATCACAATCTCAATGACGCACAACTTCAGGACACTCTAAAAGACCTGCTCGCGTACCTCGGAGCTCCAGCAAAAGGCTTCAGCTCTGTACAGCGTCTTCTCATCGGAAAGA GATTACGCCCTGACTTGGAGTACTTGAAGAGTGTAGAGAAACAGTTCGGGGAAGGACCCCAGACTATCATGGGTGGGGCTCGGGAAATGAAGCCTGTGAATGATTGGTTCAAACAGCACACAGGGGGGAAAGTGGACCGTGTCCTTGGAGCCGCCCTTCCTCGTAATCCAGCGGTGGTGCCAGTGGGAGCTGCTTATTTCAAAG GAAAGTGGATCACCAGGTTCAGCCAGGTTGGTAAGAAGGAGGAGTTCCAGTTGGATGAAGGAGCCTCAACTACCACTGACACGATCAAGCAGGATAATTACCCAGTCAAAATTGGCATTGACTCAGACCTCGGATgcacg ATAGCACAAGTCCCAATGGAGGATGGCATAAGCATGTACTTTTTCCTCCCAGATGAAGTGACTAAGAACTTGACTCTTATTGAGGAAGCGCTGACAGCCGAGTTTGTGCAGGACCTGGCCAACACTCTCCACTCAGTCCAGGTTCAGCTCACACTTCCTGTACTCAAACTGGTGTATAGCACAGAGCTCTTGGGTCCTCTCTCTGACATAG GCTtatctgattggctgaatgaCCCAGAGCTGACCAAAATCACAGCCCAGCCAGTGAAGCTAACTACAGTACGTCACAAGGTTGTCATGGAGACGGCGCCCGAGGGTACCCAGTATCCCAGCACTAACACGCCTCAAAGGGGGCAATCGCTGGCTCTTTCTTACCACGTGAACCGCCCATTCATCTTCCTGGTTCGTGACGAGCCATCAGGCGCGCTTCTGTTCATCGGAAAGGTACTCAACCCACGTGACCTGGCGAGTGTATGA